One Dioscorea cayenensis subsp. rotundata cultivar TDr96_F1 chromosome 19, TDr96_F1_v2_PseudoChromosome.rev07_lg8_w22 25.fasta, whole genome shotgun sequence genomic window, CAAACTGAACTTTATAAAGCTTAAAACGAATATAGTAACATCCATTAAAAAGCATCAAAAGTGAAACTTGGCCACCCTAATAACTCTCCAAACCAAACTCTATCCAATTGAAACCCACTAAAGCGGAAACAGTCAACCAAGCACTTCAAACCAAACCCTTACTGTGAAGATGTGGGAAAAGGCGGCTGTTAACGAACCGAGATGCCTCCGGACCACCATGGCCGTCATAAACACCAACAAGCGTCGCCGACGGTGACGTCAACACCTGGCCCTGGTCCTCAAGCGCCATGTTCGCTTGCGCCACCGCGATGGAAAAGTCCCCTGATGCATGCGGCTTTAGCTCCATATGCCACAACAACCCATCGCCGCCACCGCCGCCGCCATCTCCCCTCCACCCCACGCACCTCCAAcacgatttcagcatcttcttcGCTCGATCCAAGCCTCAAAAATCCGACCTTTTACTCCTTTTCGCtacctctctctctttctctttgcttgagAACGAAGGAGATGAGAGAAAACGGAGAGGAAAAACGGGGTACGCGTTGTTTTCCAGCCTTTTTTTCTATGGACTTTGAATTGGTGGTTATTTTATAGCAATGCCCTCCAAAAGATTCGTTATTACATTTTAATCCTTTAatagatttctttttctttgttttttttatatttacatggTTTACTTgccattaaatttataaaaatgtgaTATTTTGAAGGACTTCCTGGCACTTTAACTATTTCCTggcatttgaattttaatttgtcaCTTTATACAAAGCTACAAATGTGTTTGTTATGAATCCTCATTTGTTGGACTCGTTCAATATTCTATTCAAGATTCAAAGACTTGACAGGCCTTGGGGtaaaactaatttttcaaaaaaaaaaatatacatatatataattaaatttgatttctttaaaaaaaataatactactTATTTTGAGGAAAGAGAAGGTCTTTGGATAAGAAACAAGGGGATGAAATAAATTCCTGGATTAAGTCAGATGTTTTTAATACTGTATcctaaaaaccaattaaaaaaagaagaaaaaaacactttGACACATTGGAAACCACGAGTTAATTAATCACTTTGAAAGCAAAAATAGAAACAGGCCATGGTGGGAGCATCACTGACTATTGCCATTAAAGCTCACTGTTCTTTATTGTTTGATGTGCACCACAACCAAGTGGATTTCCAAATGGGTCACAAAAAGTTTAGCCAATCCACAATGTCATTTGCCACAAAGATTTGCCTCAATTCCATGAAGTTTGATCTTCATATCTTCATATAAACAGATACAAAAAAGATACATCACCTAATCACAGTTAGATACTTCTCCATAAGGAAGATGTACAAAAAATTCTATTGCCTCTTTGCTGAAGAAACACTGGTTTTTACAGTATTGCGACAATTCGGGCAATCTCCGCAGCTTCTCAACCATGGCTCCAAGCAAATGCAATGGAACAGATGCCTGCAATACAACCGAAACAACACATCCCCTTCCTGAAACTTATCTAGACATATACTACATTCAGGGAATTCCATAGATTCATCATGTTCTGCTTCTTTGAATGTTTCATGATTTAAACTGCAAATTGCCTCTGAGGTAAGCCCGGGAGGTTTCTTCCTCGGACTCTGAGGAATATATTCTTGGTTTGCTTCACTGGCAACACTAGCTAAATGTCTGCCTGGTGCAGACCACTCACTTGCATTCCAAGGTTCCCAGATTTCAGTACcaataatagataaatcatcATCTGCTTCAATTTCATCCCATAAGATGCTTGGAACTCCTGGCCCAAATCTATCAACAGAAAAGAAGGTCCAAAAATGTTGGCCATATCCAAATGCTCTTGTAAAGCATTTATTCAATCAAGGATAAACCATGCTCacgaatataaataaaaagtaggTCTACCTGCTTCTTGTAAGGGAAGCACCTCTTAATCTCTCTGCAAGCCTTGCCTGGGCAAGTAGTACAGTACCAGGAAGTCGATCATTGGTATTCAAGCTAAACCTACTCACTCTGCTACTTGGAGCAGCTGCGTTTCTGCCATCACCGATCCTATATTCACCGGTGCCAGCATGATCTGGCCAGATAAATTGATGCTCCTGAAAAGCATGCAAACATCAATACACCTTCACAATATGATCAAGCTTTCTTAGCTTGATCGTAGAATAGACAAGCTTTATACCCCACTAAGTAAAATGTAAAATTGATCCTCAAAATTGAAAGCGCTAATTTCACCAACTAAGCTAGGTGACACTAGATTACATGGGAAACCAGTGGGATGTGGAGTTAGCATTATACATATCACTATAGACAGGAATTTGCCAGCCAAATGTCTTCGTATATTGATGCACAAGGAATTAACATAGTATCATCTGATCAAAAGCTTTCTAGCAAGTAAGTTCCTGCTGCAATGGTCATTGAAAATGCATGCTAGAATTCATTAGTTGCACAACAAATTCACGTACTTATGAAAAAAAGTAGTTAACAAAGATGTTTCCATCAGGAGGGAATAAGTGTGCATGACACAACACAAAGGTTTTTTGGTGAATGATTCAAGCAgggatttttttagaatatcaaaACAGGTTAGCcatgataatatatatcaagGAGCATTAGAGTTCCAAAACAGTCTGTACTTCTCC contains:
- the LOC120249708 gene encoding probable E3 ubiquitin-protein ligase RHY1A; its protein translation is MTSASELFQSLRSRNGGRNPLSNPTPAPIRSDFRHRRHHRRNGLDLNSHEDRNTLRRPRSIPRNDSPVEHQFIWPDHAGTGEYRIGDGRNAAAPSSRVSRFSLNTNDRLPGTVLLAQARLAERLRGASLTRSRFGPGVPSILWDEIEADDDLSIIGTEIWEPWNASEWSAPGRHLASVASEANQEYIPQSPRKKPPGLTSEAICSLNHETFKEAEHDESMEFPECSICLDKFQEGDVLFRLYCRHLFHCICLEPWLRSCGDCPNCRNTVKTSVSSAKRQ